TCAGGGCCGGGCCTCCCGTGAACGAGCGATCTGTGAAGATGCTGTGCGAGCCGCCCTCGAACACGGCAAGCAGCTTGCGGGGCGTGGCTATGGCGTTGAAGACGGCCAGTCGGTCGGTGGTGGGCGAGTGATATCCGGGGATTTGAATGACGTCGTTCGTCGCCGTCACGTGCAGGTTCGGAACGGTGATCTTGCCCAGGACCGAGGCAAGATCGGTTTCGCCATAGAATGGCGGAGCAGAGATGACGATCGCGGCCGTAAAGCGCGGGTCGCGGGCCTCGACCCACCTTCCGTCGCGCATCACGCGGGCGCCAACGGCAACAAGGGCCGTGTTGGCGCCATAGGAATGCCCGGCCGCCACGATGCGCCGACGGTCGATCCGGGCGCCATAGGGGCCAGACAGCATGCGATCCAGGGCAAAGTGCAGGTCGCGCGCTCGCGCCAGCGCCTCGCTCTCGTGAGCCGCGCGCTGCAAGCGGTCGACGACGGCGAGGGGATTGCCTGCCCAGAGCGAGGAATCGCTGCCGGTATGCTGAACATGCAAGCTCGCAACGCCGCGGGACGACCAATATCGCCCCAGATAGCTGTAGCCTCTGCGTGAACCGCCGAGCCCATGGGAGAAGACGATGAGCGGCACGCGCGATCCGGGCGCAACATCCGTCGGCCAGTGCAAGCGGGCCGGCACGGGCCGCGCACGCGCGGGATCGACCCAGTCGAAGTCGATGTGAGCGGGCGGGGCGGATTGCGCTTGCGCCGGGTGTGCGGTGACTGCTGCCGTGACTGCGACCGCGAGCAGCATCGCACCGAGGCGGCGTCGCGTCATTTTCCCGGGGGCGGACGCGTCGCTGCCCAACCTGCTTGCACCCTGCATTTGATCGCACCAGATGTCATTGATAATTGCACTCAGTGTAATTTTGTAAGTTGGTCGATTCCATGGCAGGTCGCGATCACGACTTCGTTCGGAAGAATGGGAGGGCAGCGGCAAACGGACGCGGCGAATTGCTGCATCGTCGAGGCCCCAGCCCGATCGACAAGCTGCTCCCGGTCGCAATGATGTCGGTTGGAGCACGGCGTCGAACCGGATCTCCGGCTGAGCCGACAGATGGTCTCCATTGGCGCCGGGATCGTGCGCAGCGCAGGAAGCGGAGACATTTCGATGGATAAATGGGTCGAGTTCGCCGTGGCGTGGCTGCCGTTCCTGCTTCTGATCGGGTTCTGGTTCTGGTTCTCGCGACGGAACGGAATGCAGGCGCGCGGATCGTCCGGCGTGACTATGATCGAGCTCTACGAGCAGCAGGTCGCCGAGACCCGGCGCATGAACGGTTTTCTGGAGCGGATCGCGATCTCGATGGAGAAGCACGAAGCATCGCGGGGCAGCTAGGCCGGCGTCCGATCTCTCGGCTCGAGGGCACCGCTCAGCAGGATCGGCGCGATGTCGTCGATACGCTCGAAGACGTGGTCTGGCCCCAGCGCCCGCAGCGCCGCCGGCGCCGCATAACCCCAGCACACCGCACCGCAGCCGATCCCGACAGCCCGCGCCGCCTCGATGTCGCGCACCTCGTCGCCAACCGCGATCACGCGGGCCGGATCAGCTCCAGCACGGCGGATGACGCGGCGGAATTTCGCGGGCTTGCCGAACAGCGATGCGGCACAGTCGAAATGTGAAAACAGCGCCGCCGCTTCGCCGAGCTTCTCGCGCGCATTGGCTTCACTGTCGGAGGTCACCAGCGCAAGCTGCACGCCGCTATCGGCCAGCGTCCGCAGCATCGCCTCGACGCCCGCAAACAGCGGGATCTCGGAAGCAGCTTCCGCCTTTAGCCGCCGCGCATGCCGCGCGATCGCCGGCAGCTTCCACAGGGGCACTTCGAGGCGGGCGAGGATCTCGCGCGTCGAGGCATGCCTGAGCTCTTCGATGTCCTCGTCCGTCACGCGGCGAAAGCCGAAGCGATCGGCCACATCGTTGATGGTGCGCAGGAACCAAGGGAAGCTGTCGGCGAGGGTGCCGTCGAGGTCGAAGATGGCGAGGGTGTAGGGCATGGAGAGGAGATTAAACCGCTAGGCTTTCCACACCGTCGCCTCGGTCCATCCGAGATCGGAGAACTCTGCGGCCCTGAGCGGCGCCTCTCCTTCGGCGAAGAATTCGTCGAGTTGGGGCGGCGCGACGCTGGTTTCGGACAGCATGGCATGCGCCTGCCCGCGATGATGGATCTGATGCTGAAACAGGTGCATCAACAGCCGGTCGCAACGTTCGATCTGGACGCTCGTGTCTCTGTTGATCCGGACATGGCCATCGAGAAGCTCGGGCGTGAGCGCGTCGCAGATGGCGAGCAGGCGTCTGTCCATCGCGGCCTGGGCAGCCTTCAGCTCAGAAACCGAGGGGTGGGGCACCTCGTTCACCCAGGCCTGTGGCCCGAGCCAGCCGCCCTCGAGCGCATCAATGTAGAAGAGATCAATGACGTAGATGTGGTTCAGCGTGCGCTGGAGGCTCGGGAAGAAGCCGGTGCGGTGGGCTTCGAACTCGGGCTGAGACAGCGCGGCGCAGGCGGTGAGCAGCCGATGGTTCGCCCAGGCATTGTTGTGGGCAAAGGCGCCGTAGGTCTGAATGAGGCCGGCCGACATCTAGGTTTTCCTCCGAGATCAGCGCCAATCCGCCTGCACGTCTTTAACCTACGAGCTTTCGCTGGATCGAAGTAGCCACAAGACCTGGTCACGATATTGGGCGGGAAACACGATCGAAAGTGGATGTTGTTCCGATTTCGACATCTTGCGGGTGGCGCTGTTCAGTATGGTAACGTAGACAATTGCGTTCCGCACATCGTCAACGAGCGGCAGGTCGTCGTGCTTTACGAGTACCAGCCCGGTTGGCAGCCAGGATAGATCACAGATGCATTCCTCGAGCGCATCCCAATTTCCTCCAAAATAATTCGGAAATCTGAGCTGTGTCGCGATTGTGACTAGAAGCGCCGTCTTGTGCGCGATGTTCCGAGGGACGTTGGCACGTATGGTAGCGTCTGGAGATGCGCCATCATCTCCAAATTCAAAACCGTACGGCATCGCGTCGTCACTCCGCTGCCTCGCTCGTGCTCCTTCGCTTCGGCTTCCGCGCCTTCTTCAGCACCGGCTCCAGGAATTTGCCCGTGTAGCTCCGCGGCGCCTTGGCGATGTCCTCGGGCGGGCCCCAGGCAACGATCTCGCCGCCGCCGTCGCCGCCTTCGGGGCCGAGGTCGATGACCCAGTCGGCGGTCTTGATGACTTCGAGATTGTGCTCGATGACGACGACCGTGTTGCCCTGCGCGACCAGCTCGTGCAGCACCTCGAGCAGCTTCTTGACGTCGTGGAAGTGCAGGCCGGTGGTCGGCTCGTCCAGGATGTAGAGGGTGCGGCCGGTGGCGCGCTTCGATAATTCCTTCGCGAGCTTGACGCGCTGGGCTTCGCCGCCCGAGAGCGTGGTGGCCTGCTGGCCGACGTGGATGTAGTCGAGGCCGACGCGGTGGAGCGTCTGGAACGTCTCGCGGACGCGCGGCACGGCCTTGAAGAACTCGGCGGCCTCCTCGACGGTCATGTCGAGCACGTCGGCGATGCTCTTGCCCTTGAACAGCACCTCCAGCGTCTCGCGGTTGTAGCGCTTGCCCTTGCAGACGTCGCAGGTCACGTAGACGTCGGGAAGGAAATGCATCTCGATCTTGATGACGCCGTCGCCCTGGCAGGCCTCGCAGCGGCCGCCCTTGACGTTGAAGGAGAAGCGGCCGGGCTCGTAGCCGCGCGCTTTCGCCTCGGGCAGGCCGGCGAACCATTCGCGGATCGGCGTGAAGGCGCCGGTGTAGGTCGCCGGGTTCGAGCGCGGGGTGCGGCCGATCGGCGACTGGTCAATGTCGATGATCTTGTCGATGTGCTCGAGGCCCTCGATGCGGTCGTGCGGGGCAGCGCCTTCGCTGGCATTGTTCAGCTTGCGGGCGATGGCGCGGTAGAGCGTGTCGATGAGGAGCGTCGACTTGCCGCCGCCGGAGACGCCGGTGACCGCCGTGAACAGGCCCAGCGGAATTTCGGCCGTGACGTTCTTGAGGTTATTGCCGCGCGCGTTCACCACCTTGATGGTGCGGCGATGGTTCGGCGGGCGCCGCTCCGGCACCTCGACCTCGAGCTCGCCGGTCAGGTACTTGCCGGTCAGCGATTTCGGGTTGCGCATGATCTCGGCGGGCGTGCCTTCGGCGATGATGTTGCCGCCATGCATGCCGGCGCCGGGGCCGATGTCGAGCACGTGGTCGGCCAGGAGGATGGCGTCCTCGTCATGCTCGACCACGATCACGGTGTTGCCGAGGTCGCGCAGCCGCTTGAGGGTATCGAGCAGGCGTGCATTGTCGCGCTGGTGCAGGCCGATCGAGGGCTCGTCCAGCACGTAGAGCACGCCTGTGAGCCCGGAGCCGATCTGCGAGGCCAGACGAATGCGCTGGCTCTCGCCGCCGGACAGCGTGCCGGAGGAGCGGGACAGCGTCAGGTAGTTGAGGCCGACGTCGAGCAGGAAGGTGAGGCGCTCACGGATCTCTTTCAGGATACGTCCGGCAATCTCGTTCTGCTGCGCGTTGAGCGCACCGGGCACGGTCTCGAACCATTCGCCGGCCTTCCTGACCGACAGCTCCGAGATCTCGCCGATATGCTTGCCGCCGATCTTGACGCAGAGCGCCTCGGGCTTGAGCCGGAAGCCCTTGCAGCCTTCGCAGGGCACGTCGTGGAAATACTTTGCCAGCTCCTCGCGCGCCCACTCGCTTTCGGTTTCGCGGTAGCGGCGGTTGATGTTGGTGATGACGCCCTCGAACGGCTTCTTGGTGTCGTAGGAACGCACCCCGTCTTCGTAGGAGAACTTGATCTCGTCCTCGCCGGAGCCATGGAGGATGGCGTTCTGCGTCTTCTTAGGCAGGTCCTTCCACTTGGTGGTCAGCGTGAATTTGTAGTGCTTGCCGAGCGCCGTCAGCGTCTGCACGTAATAGGGCGAGGACGATTTGGCCCACGGCGCGATCGCGCCCTTGCCGATGGCGAGCTCCTTGTCGGGGATGACGAGGTCCTCGTCGACATGCTGCTCGACGCCGAGGCCGCCGCAGGCGGGGCAGGCGCCGTAGGGGTTGTTGAACGAGAACAGGCGCGGCTCGACCTCGGGGATGGTGAAGCCGGAGACCGGGCAGGCGAACTTTTCCGAGAACAGCATGCGCTCGGGTCCGCTCTTGTCGTGGATTTTTGCGGTCTTCTTCTTTTCCTTTTCCTCCGCAGGCGCAGCGCCCGCCGGCGCGTCGGCGAATTCGACGACGGCGAGGCCTTCGGCGAGCTTCAGCGCGGTCTCGAAACTCTCGGCGAGGCGCTGACCGATGTCGGCGCGCACCACGATGCGGTCGACCACGACGTCGATGTCGTGCGGGAACTTCTTGTCCAGCGCCGGGGCTTCCGCGAGCTCATGAAAGGTGCCGTCGATCTTGACGCGCTGAAAACCCTTCTTGAGCCATTCGGCGAGCTCCTTGCGGTACTCGCCCTTGCGGCCGCGCACGACGGGCGCGAGCAGGTAGAGGCGCGTCCCCTCGGGGAGGGCCAGCACGCGGTCGACCATCTGCGAGACGGTCTGGCTCTCGATCGGCAGGCCCGTGGCCGGCGAATAGGGCACGCCGACGCGCGCCCAGAGCAGGCGCATGTAGTCGTAGATCTCGGTGACGGTGCCGACGGTGGAGCGCGGGTTCTTCGAGGTCGTCTTCTGCTCGATCGAGATCGCCGGCGACAGGCCGTCGATCTGGTCGACATCAGGCTTCTGCATCATCTCCAGAAACTGGCGCGCATAGGCCGACAGCGATTCGACGTAGCGGCGCTGGCCCTCGGCGTAGATCGTGTCGAAGGCGAGCGAGGATTTTCCGGAGCCCGACAGGCCCGTGAACACCACCAGCTTGTCGCGGGGAATCTCGACGTCGATGTTCTTGAGGTTGTGCTCGCGCGCGCCGCGGATCGTAATTGCGCGCAGGTGTGCCCCCGCGTTCTGCTGTTGGCGCTTCGCCTTGATCACTTCATCCATCCGAGTTGCCCTCAAGGAATCCCATGGGTGCGCGACCGCGCCAGCAAAAGAGGCGCGCTTCGCCCGGAACCGGGATCGGCGCCGATGGGGTTGTCAGCGAACGTAGGAAGAACGCGCTCGGATTTCCAGAGGGAGTTGCGAATCGTCAACGGATTGTTGGGGCGCTGGCGGCATCTGGCAGCAGCGGGGCTGGGAACGTAGACCCGCCGAAACAAAAAGGCCGGCGCGAGGCCGGCCTTTCGTGACGTGGTGACGTCGGTCGATCGGGATTTCAGTACCGGGCGACGACGGGACCGCCGAAGGTGTAGTTGAGGCGGACGGTGCCCATGTCGACGTCCTGCTTGATACGGTCGGTACGGTCGTTGACGCCGAGGACCGTGAACCCGACGTTGCGGCCGCCCATGAACAGATGGTTGTATTCGACGGCAACAGACCAGCTCGGGGCGAAACCGAATTCGATGCCGGTGCCGACTGCGCCACCCCAGCGCGTCTCGCTCGCGCTGTCGAAGACGACGCCGCCCAGAAGACCATCGTATTTGGCATGGGTAACCGCGGCGCCGCCCTTCACGTACAAGAGCACGTTGTTCCAGGCATAGCCGACCTGGCCGGTGAAAAGGCCGATCGCATCGATTCGGGTCTGATTGACGATCGGCGCGAAGGCGAGGGGGGCGCTCGCGTTCGATCCCTTGAGATTGGCCCAGTCGCCTTGAGCTTCGAGGCCGAAGACCCAGTTGGTCGACTGCCAGCGATAGCCGACCTGACCACCGACGACGCCGCCCGTGGCGTTGTGACAGCCTTCGGAGACAACCGGAATTGCCGCGCCGAGGACAGCGTTGAGATCCCAGCAGTTGCGGCTCGAGGCGCCACCGCCGTTGACGCCGATGTAGAAACCGCTCCAGTTGTACATCGCGACCGGCGCGACCGGAGCCTTGGTGTAGGGGCGGGCCGCCAGATCGGCCGCTGAGGCCGGCGCCAACGCGCTGAGTGCGAACAAGCCGGCCGAAGCCAGCAAAAGCTTCTTTATATCGATTCCCCAGTTTCGTTTCGTTCTTGCCTTCCGGAAAGCGGAAGACAGCGGCCCCCTATGATCCGACCGATGCTATTGCTTACACCATTGAAGCCGAAGGTTGTGTCACCGGCGCGCCACATCTCGCCAAAAACGCCAGCACGAAGCGGGTTGCCGCGCACAAACAAAAAGGCCGGCACAAGGCCGGCCTTTCGTAACGCGAAGCGTTGGAGTGAAGCTTAGTACTTCGCAACCACCGGGGCGCCGAAGTGATAGTTCACGCCGACCTGCACGGTGTGGAAGTCGAGCGTGCCGGTGGGCAGGGTGCCCGAGAAGTAGGTCTCGCCGCCGAGGCTGCGGTAGAGGTACTCGCCCTTGACGGTCCAGTTCGGAGCGAAGTACGCCTCGACGCCTGCACCGACGGTCCAGCCGGAGTGGAACTTGCTGTCGGAGATGGTCACGCCGAGAGCGCTGGCGCTCAGCTTGTTGTCGATCCAGGCGTAACCACCCGTGCCGTAGAACAGGACGTTGTTGACGGCCCAGCCGATGCGGCCGCGAACGGTGCCCATCGCATCCGTCTTCGAGCTCAGAGTCGCCGTGGCAACACCGAAGCCGGGGACGAGGATCGGACCGGTGGCGGACGCGCTGACGTCAGCCCAGGCAGCATCAGCCTCGAGGCCGAACACGACGTTGCCGGTCTGCCAGTTGTAGCCGGCGGTGCCGCCGACGAAGCCACCCTTCATCTTCGGGTCGCCGGAGCTGTCTTCCCAGGCGCCGCCACCGACGATACCGAGGTAGAAGCCGGTCCAGTTGTAGACCGAAGCCAGCGGAGCGACCGGAGCCTTGGTGTAGGGGCGGGCTGCGAGATCAGCAGCCGAAGCGGGGGCCGCCAGAGCGAACAAACAGGCCGAAGCCAACAAAACCTTTTTCATTTTCAACTTAATCCCAGTCCCAGTTTCTATTGTTGCCTTCCGCGATCGAAAGGGCAGCGGACGTCGTGTCCAACTAACGCCGTACTTACACCAGCAAAGCCGCAAGTTGTGTCTCCAAAAAGCCACACGGCGCCCAAAACGTAAGCGTAGTTGACTCATTTGCTTTGCCGCCAAACGAAAAAGGCCGGCGCGAGGCCGGCCTTCGATTCAATGATTTCAGAGAGATATCAGTACCTGGTGGTGCCCATCCCGCCCCAATTGAAGTGATAGTTCACACCTGCCTTGACGGTGTGAACGGTATCGTTCCACTCGGAACGGTTGGCAGGCACGGCGGTGTACTGGATCGTGCTGCGGCCGAAGTCGATGTAGTTGTATTCGACCTTGGCCGACCAGTTCGGAGCGAACATGTATTCCGCGCCCGCGCCGACGGTCCAACCCCAGCGGGTGTTGTTCTGGATGAAGACGTTTCCGGGAACGCCATCATAGCGGTGCTGAATGTCGCCGACTGCAGCGCCGCCGCTGACGAACAAGAGAGCGGGGCCGGTCGAGTAGCCGAGACGGCCCTTGATGTCGCCGAAGCCGCGGATTCTCGTGAAATAGGTGTCGCCCAGGCCGGCATTGATCTCCGCAGAACGACCGTTGATGTCGGCCCAATGGTAGTCGCCTTCGATACCGAATACGACATTGTTGACTTGCCAGTTGTAGCCGAACACGCCACCGACGAACCCGCCGCTGGTATCGTAATCCTGCGATCCAGCGAAGCCCGGAGCGTTCGGAGCGCCGAAGAAGGTCTCGTCGCTGCGGCCCCAGCCGCCGCCGCCCTGCACACCGATGTAGAAGCCGGTCCAGGTATAGATCGGAGCGGGGGGTGCGACCGGCGCCTTTGTATAGGGACGGGCCCCGAGATCCGCAGCACCGGCCGGAGCCGAGAGGGCCAGCGCAACTGCGCCGGCGAAGCCAACGAGAATCTTCTTCATTGTAATCTCCCCAGTCGATCCGCCTCTCAGAGTTCCCCGAGGCGGACTATCAGGCGCGAGGCCCATTTGCATCAATTCGAGGCACAACGATAGCCCGATTAGGCGGCAGAGTCCGTGCCCGGCGCGCAACAGTTTGGAAGCAATAGGTCCGCGCTTAACTTAATGAATGTTAAGTGGTTTCGCCCATTCACGGGAACCGGATTTGGTTCCATTTCGTCCGCCATCGCAGCGCCATCTAAGCGCCATCCCGTCTCCACATTTTGGGGAGATTTATGCGAGAACAAATCTGGAACGAATTGCCCGTCGGTGCTATATGTGGGGATAACCTTGGGGTGACGGGCCGAGCGGCGCCTGCAAGCGTATAGGTTCGCCCCAACAGGGCGCAGAGGAACGCGGATGGCGCGCTCGGCCTTTTTCAAATTAGTGGCATTCGGAGTGGAGAGCGGCGATGGCGGGAAGCGTCAACAAGGTCATTCTGGTTGGAAATCTCGGCAAGGATCCTGAAATCCGCCGCACCCAGGACGGGCGGCCGATCGCGAATCTGAGCATCGCCACCTCGGAGACCTGGCGCGACAAGAATTCCGGCGAGCGCAAGGAGAAGACCGAGTGGCACCGCGTCGTGATCTTCAATGAAGGTCTCTGCAAGGTCGCCGAACAGTACCTGAAGAAGGGCGCCAAGGTTTACATCGAGGGCGCGCTCCAGACCCGCAAATGGACCGATCAGAGCGGCGTCGAGAAGTACTCGACGGAGGTGGTGCTGCAGGGCTTCAATTCGACGCTCACGATGCTCGACGGCCGCGGCGGCGGTGGAGGCGGCAGCTTCGGCGACGAGCCGGGCGGCGATTTCGGCTCCTCCGGCCCCGTCAGCAGCGCGCCGCGCCGTCCCGTTGCCGCCAGCGGCGGTGGCCGCAACAGCGACATGGACGACGACATCCCGTTCTGAGGACGATCGGGACAATGAGGGGGCGCTGGGCCGATAGAGCGGCACCTTCCACCTCGTGTCAGCAAACCCTGCTAATCGACAGGAAGGGCTCGGGATTTCCGGGCCCGTTTCATATTTGAGTCGAACTCGGACGGCGCCAGCGCAAAACAGGCTCGTCGACGTGCGGGCCGCGCGATCGCCGAGCTGCAGAGGCGATTTCGGAAGGCCTGTTCCAGGCCCCTCAGCGACTCCGCCCGTAGGGACGTAAGTGATTGGAAAAATGGGCGGAAAAAGCGCTTCCCTGGAGCCCGCAAGGGTGGTTATCAGGGGCTCGATGCGCTATATGATTCCCAGATAAAATCTCACCGGATTTCCCCTTGGCTGACGACGACGACAAGCCCGGCGACCAGCCGGCGCAACCCTCGGATATTCGCCCCGTCTCCATCTTCGAGGAGATGAAGAAGTCCTATCTCGACTACGCCATGAGCGTGATCGTGGCGCGGGCGCTGCCCGATGCGCGCGACGGTCTGAAGCCGGTGCACCGCCGCATCCTGTTCTCGATGAACGAGCAGGGGCACACGCCCGACAAGAAGTACGTCAAGTCCGCCCGCGTGGTCGGTGACGTCATCGGTAAGTATCATCCGCACGGCGACCAGTCGATCTACGACGCCATGGTCCGGATGGCGCAGGACTTCTCCATGCGCGTGCCGCTGATCGACGGCCAGGGCAATTTCGGCTCGGTCGACGGCGATCCCCCGGCCGCCTATCGTTACACCGAAGCCCGCCTGACCAAGGCGGCGCTGGCTCTGCTGGCCGACATCGACAAGGACACCGTCGACTTCCAGCCGAACTACGACAACAACGAGACCGAACCGTCGGTCTTGCCGGCCAAGTTCCCGAACCTTCTCGTCAACGGTGCGGGCGGTATCGCGGTCGGCATGGCGACCAACATCCCGCCGCACAATCTCGGCGAGGTCATCGACGCCTGTGTCGCGTTGATCGACAATCCCGCGCTCACCATCGACGAGCTCATCAACATCGTGCCGGGACCGGATTTCCCGACCGGCGGCGTCATCCTCGGACGGCAGGGCATCCGCTCAGCCTATCACCTCGGCCGCGGCTCGATCATGATGCGCGGCAAGGTCGCGATCGAGACCTTCCGCAAGGAGCGCGAGGCGATCATCATCACCGAGATTCCCTACCAGGTGAACAAGGCGACGATGGTCGAGCGCATCGCCGAGCTGGTCAAGGAAAAGAAGATCGAGGGCATCGGCGACCTGCGCGATGAATCGGACCGCGAAGGCTACCGCGTCGTCATCGAGTTGAAGCGCGATGCCGTGCCGGACGTGGTGCTGAACCAGCTGTACAGATTCACGCCGCTGCAAACCAGCTTCGGCGTCAACATGGTGGCGCTCGACAGCGGCCGTCCGCGGATCATGCATCTGAAGGACCTACTGACGATCTTCGTCGACTTCCGCGAGCGGGTCGTCACGCGGCGCACCAAATATCTCCTGGCCAAGGCGCGCGATCGCGCGCATATCCTCGTTGGCCTCGCGATCGCGGTCGCCAATATCGACGAAATGATCCGCGTGATCCGGACGTCGCCCGACCCGACCACCGCCCGCGACACCCTGATGTCGCGCGACTGGCCCGCACGGGACGTCGAGGACATGCTGACGCTGATCGACGATCCGCGCCATCGCATCAGCGCCGACGGCACGATCCGGCTGTCGATGGAGCAGGCGAGGGCCATCCTCGACCTGCGTCTGCAACGCCTCACCGCGCTCGGCCGCGACGAGATCCGCGACGAGCTCGACAAGCTCGCCGGCGAGATCGCCGATTATCTCGACATCCTGCGCTCGCGCGACCGCGTGCTGGGCATCATCAAGACCGAGCTCGCCGAGGTGAAGGCCGAGTTCGCCACGCCGCGGCGCACCGTCATCATCGAGCAGGAAGGCGAGGTCGAGGACGAGGACCTGATCCAGCGCGAGGACATGGTCGTCACCGTGTCCCATGCCGGCTACGTCAAGCGCGTGCCGCTGTCGGCCTACCGGGCGCAGCGCCGCGGCGGCAAGGGCCGTGCCGGCATGCAGACCCGCGACGAGGATTTCGTCTCGCGCCTGTTCGTGGCTTCCACGCACACGCCGGTGTTGTTCTTCTCCTCGCGTGGCCAGGTCTACAAGGAAAAGGTCTGGCGCCTGCCGATGGCGGCGCCGAACGCGCGCGGCAAGGCGCTGATCAACATCCTGCCGCTGGAGCAGGGCGAGCGCATCACCACCATCATGCCGCTGCCCGAGGACGAATCCACCTGGGGCAACCTCGACGTGATGTTCGCCACCACGGGCGGTAACGTCCGGCGCAACAAGCTGTCAGACTTCGTCGACGTCCGCCGCTCCGGCATCATCGCGATGAAGCTCGACGAGAACGAAGCGATCGTCGACGTGCAGATCTGCACCGAGCGCGACGACGTGCTGCTGACCGCCGCCGGCGGCCAGTGCATCCGGTTCCCCGTCACCGACGTGCGCGTGTTCACCGGGCGCACCTCGATGGGCGTGCGCGGTATCGCCCTCGGCGACGGCGACAAGGTGATTTCGCTGGCGATCCTGCGCCATGTCGAGACCGTCTCGGACGAGCGTTCGGCGTATCTGAAGATGCGTCGCGCGGTAGCCGGCGAAGCCGGAACCGAAGACACGGCAATGGACGGCGAGGCCGAGGAAACCTCCGGCAGCTTCCAGCTCGCGCAGGAGCGTTACGCCGAGATGTCGGCGCAGGAG
The nucleotide sequence above comes from Bradyrhizobium sp. NDS-1. Encoded proteins:
- a CDS encoding barstar family protein, with product MPYGFEFGDDGASPDATIRANVPRNIAHKTALLVTIATQLRFPNYFGGNWDALEECICDLSWLPTGLVLVKHDDLPLVDDVRNAIVYVTILNSATRKMSKSEQHPLSIVFPAQYRDQVLWLLRSSESS
- a CDS encoding DinB family protein, with translation MSAGLIQTYGAFAHNNAWANHRLLTACAALSQPEFEAHRTGFFPSLQRTLNHIYVIDLFYIDALEGGWLGPQAWVNEVPHPSVSELKAAQAAMDRRLLAICDALTPELLDGHVRINRDTSVQIERCDRLLMHLFQHQIHHRGQAHAMLSETSVAPPQLDEFFAEGEAPLRAAEFSDLGWTEATVWKA
- a CDS encoding outer membrane protein, with the translated sequence MKKVLLASACLFALAAPASAADLAARPYTKAPVAPLASVYNWTGFYLGIVGGGAWEDSSGDPKMKGGFVGGTAGYNWQTGNVVFGLEADAAWADVSASATGPILVPGFGVATATLSSKTDAMGTVRGRIGWAVNNVLFYGTGGYAWIDNKLSASALGVTISDSKFHSGWTVGAGVEAYFAPNWTVKGEYLYRSLGGETYFSGTLPTGTLDFHTVQVGVNYHFGAPVVAKY
- a CDS encoding single-stranded DNA-binding protein — protein: MAGSVNKVILVGNLGKDPEIRRTQDGRPIANLSIATSETWRDKNSGERKEKTEWHRVVIFNEGLCKVAEQYLKKGAKVYIEGALQTRKWTDQSGVEKYSTEVVLQGFNSTLTMLDGRGGGGGGSFGDEPGGDFGSSGPVSSAPRRPVAASGGGRNSDMDDDIPF
- a CDS encoding outer membrane protein codes for the protein MKKLLLASAGLFALSALAPASAADLAARPYTKAPVAPVAMYNWSGFYIGVNGGGASSRNCWDLNAVLGAAIPVVSEGCHNATGGVVGGQVGYRWQSTNWVFGLEAQGDWANLKGSNASAPLAFAPIVNQTRIDAIGLFTGQVGYAWNNVLLYVKGGAAVTHAKYDGLLGGVVFDSASETRWGGAVGTGIEFGFAPSWSVAVEYNHLFMGGRNVGFTVLGVNDRTDRIKQDVDMGTVRLNYTFGGPVVARY
- a CDS encoding HAD family hydrolase, producing the protein MPYTLAIFDLDGTLADSFPWFLRTINDVADRFGFRRVTDEDIEELRHASTREILARLEVPLWKLPAIARHARRLKAEAASEIPLFAGVEAMLRTLADSGVQLALVTSDSEANAREKLGEAAALFSHFDCAASLFGKPAKFRRVIRRAGADPARVIAVGDEVRDIEAARAVGIGCGAVCWGYAAPAALRALGPDHVFERIDDIAPILLSGALEPRDRTPA
- a CDS encoding alpha/beta hydrolase family protein, translating into MTRRRLGAMLLAVAVTAAVTAHPAQAQSAPPAHIDFDWVDPARARPVPARLHWPTDVAPGSRVPLIVFSHGLGGSRRGYSYLGRYWSSRGVASLHVQHTGSDSSLWAGNPLAVVDRLQRAAHESEALARARDLHFALDRMLSGPYGARIDRRRIVAAGHSYGANTALVAVGARVMRDGRWVEARDPRFTAAIVISAPPFYGETDLASVLGKITVPNLHVTATNDVIQIPGYHSPTTDRLAVFNAIATPRKLLAVFEGGSHSIFTDRSFTGGPALNPKVKAATAELTLAFLDLAYDGNRETLTRWNADWQPILALAPGAAPPQLSAPPSPRMVRAAAGLVPSQ
- the uvrA gene encoding excinuclease ABC subunit UvrA, whose protein sequence is MDEVIKAKRQQQNAGAHLRAITIRGAREHNLKNIDVEIPRDKLVVFTGLSGSGKSSLAFDTIYAEGQRRYVESLSAYARQFLEMMQKPDVDQIDGLSPAISIEQKTTSKNPRSTVGTVTEIYDYMRLLWARVGVPYSPATGLPIESQTVSQMVDRVLALPEGTRLYLLAPVVRGRKGEYRKELAEWLKKGFQRVKIDGTFHELAEAPALDKKFPHDIDVVVDRIVVRADIGQRLAESFETALKLAEGLAVVEFADAPAGAAPAEEKEKKKTAKIHDKSGPERMLFSEKFACPVSGFTIPEVEPRLFSFNNPYGACPACGGLGVEQHVDEDLVIPDKELAIGKGAIAPWAKSSSPYYVQTLTALGKHYKFTLTTKWKDLPKKTQNAILHGSGEDEIKFSYEDGVRSYDTKKPFEGVITNINRRYRETESEWAREELAKYFHDVPCEGCKGFRLKPEALCVKIGGKHIGEISELSVRKAGEWFETVPGALNAQQNEIAGRILKEIRERLTFLLDVGLNYLTLSRSSGTLSGGESQRIRLASQIGSGLTGVLYVLDEPSIGLHQRDNARLLDTLKRLRDLGNTVIVVEHDEDAILLADHVLDIGPGAGMHGGNIIAEGTPAEIMRNPKSLTGKYLTGELEVEVPERRPPNHRRTIKVVNARGNNLKNVTAEIPLGLFTAVTGVSGGGKSTLLIDTLYRAIARKLNNASEGAAPHDRIEGLEHIDKIIDIDQSPIGRTPRSNPATYTGAFTPIREWFAGLPEAKARGYEPGRFSFNVKGGRCEACQGDGVIKIEMHFLPDVYVTCDVCKGKRYNRETLEVLFKGKSIADVLDMTVEEAAEFFKAVPRVRETFQTLHRVGLDYIHVGQQATTLSGGEAQRVKLAKELSKRATGRTLYILDEPTTGLHFHDVKKLLEVLHELVAQGNTVVVIEHNLEVIKTADWVIDLGPEGGDGGGEIVAWGPPEDIAKAPRSYTGKFLEPVLKKARKPKRRSTSEAAE
- a CDS encoding outer membrane protein; translation: MKKILVGFAGAVALALSAPAGAADLGARPYTKAPVAPPAPIYTWTGFYIGVQGGGGWGRSDETFFGAPNAPGFAGSQDYDTSGGFVGGVFGYNWQVNNVVFGIEGDYHWADINGRSAEINAGLGDTYFTRIRGFGDIKGRLGYSTGPALLFVSGGAAVGDIQHRYDGVPGNVFIQNNTRWGWTVGAGAEYMFAPNWSAKVEYNYIDFGRSTIQYTAVPANRSEWNDTVHTVKAGVNYHFNWGGMGTTRY